From the Chitinispirillales bacterium genome, one window contains:
- the hisC gene encoding histidinol-phosphate transaminase — protein MSEFDGKMISGIEPYIAGEQPKDMSYIKLNTNENPYSPSPKVEIAIKKFDYSALRLYPDPDTNILKRAISEFERVNCENVFCGNSSDEILAMAFMAFFSGKEIIFSDITYGFYPVWCNIFNVKAKIVPLKSDWTIDIENYPENSDGVVICNPNAPTGIALKKIQIEEFVKKNKNSLIICDEAYIDFGGESAVDLSMKHNNILLIKTLSKSYSLAGARVGYAVGNAELINTLNKVKNSFNSYTLDRLSIEIAVAAIKDADYFRNCCRKIIGTRTWISEELRKIGFEVLESLSNFIFASPPKISAQNLYLKLKSKGILIRYWNKERISNWVRISIGTDGEMKILIDAIKEILTNF, from the coding sequence ATGAGTGAATTCGATGGGAAAATGATTAGCGGAATTGAGCCGTATATTGCAGGCGAACAGCCCAAAGATATGAGTTATATAAAACTTAATACGAACGAAAATCCATATTCTCCGTCGCCGAAAGTTGAAATCGCAATTAAAAAATTTGATTATTCCGCACTTCGTCTGTACCCTGATCCCGATACAAATATTTTGAAACGGGCGATTTCCGAATTTGAGCGTGTGAACTGCGAAAACGTATTCTGCGGAAACTCTTCGGATGAAATTTTGGCTATGGCGTTTATGGCTTTTTTTAGCGGGAAAGAAATTATTTTTTCGGATATAACATACGGCTTTTATCCTGTTTGGTGCAATATTTTCAACGTTAAAGCCAAAATCGTACCGCTTAAATCCGACTGGACTATCGACATAGAAAATTATCCGGAAAATTCGGACGGAGTCGTTATATGTAACCCTAATGCGCCTACCGGAATCGCATTAAAAAAAATACAAATTGAAGAATTTGTAAAAAAGAATAAAAATTCTCTTATAATTTGCGATGAAGCGTACATAGATTTCGGCGGAGAAAGCGCGGTCGATTTATCTATGAAACATAATAATATTTTATTGATAAAAACATTATCGAAATCGTACTCTTTAGCCGGTGCGAGAGTAGGTTACGCGGTCGGTAACGCGGAACTTATAAATACTCTTAACAAAGTAAAAAATTCCTTTAATTCATATACGCTTGACCGTCTTTCAATCGAAATCGCGGTTGCTGCGATTAAAGATGCGGATTATTTTAGAAATTGCTGCCGAAAAATTATTGGAACACGGACTTGGATAAGCGAAGAACTGCGAAAAATCGGATTTGAGGTTCTTGAATCGTTATCAAATTTTATTTTTGCATCTCCTCCCAAAATATCGGCGCAAAATTTATACTTAAAATTAAAATCAAAAGGTATTTTAATCAGGTATTGGAATAAAGAGCGCATTTCCAATTGGGTTAGAATTTCCATCGGCACAGACGGTGAAATGAAAATACTGATTGACGCGATAAAGGAAATTCTCACCAACTTTTAA
- the lptE gene encoding LPS assembly lipoprotein LptE, producing MKKLTFTIIGVVFIGCAYTFSGSSLPSNIKTVEIPLFENSALVQGVAERITEVLSQKASREKLTVVAKNGDSYIGGNVVYYKNSAQDYSGDRNSLTIKTHSVEIVADIVFFDNKNGKEIYKGRIISIGNYDFSTETEEDGRSRAIDDITEKILQNSIKSW from the coding sequence ATGAAAAAACTGACTTTTACAATTATCGGTGTAGTTTTTATAGGATGCGCTTATACTTTCAGCGGTTCGTCCCTTCCTTCCAATATCAAAACCGTAGAGATTCCATTGTTTGAAAACAGTGCGTTGGTTCAAGGCGTCGCCGAAAGAATCACGGAAGTTTTATCGCAAAAAGCGTCACGTGAAAAACTTACCGTTGTCGCCAAAAACGGAGATTCTTATATAGGCGGAAATGTTGTTTATTATAAAAATTCGGCGCAGGATTATTCAGGCGACAGAAATTCGCTTACGATTAAAACGCATTCCGTCGAAATAGTTGCAGATATTGTGTTTTTTGACAATAAAAACGGAAAAGAAATTTACAAGGGACGGATTATTTCCATCGGAAATTACGATTTCTCTACCGAAACCGAAGAGGACGGCAGATCTCGTGCAATTGACGATATTACGGAGAAAATTCTGCAAAATTCTATTAAAAGTTGGTGA
- a CDS encoding 3'-5' exoribonuclease, with amino-acid sequence MSIFDGADAKTQEKLKAILNHKKKQKRFNNVRVRVPDFVAVDIETTGLNKNKDKVIEIGAVKFIDGKMSETFSTLIYPKINIPQKITQLTGISDELVKDSPQFCEIMDKFIEFIGRLAICGHNVDFDISFLNAEIKRNGGKEITNWNIDTLVLSRTILELEEGYALAKVARRLGVSLENAHRALDDAKASGFIALNLISRIKDIPEIPRAKMANNTHGLIKRVLEKTLENISPQKPKYDIIPNIKPIVPFENGSKISEDSIDKTFNESLKSVIDNYKVRKEQIDFANIVVKSLNENNIGVIEAGTGTGKTLGYLIPAIFTALQKNERIIISTNTKQLQNQLAKKDLPVLTKLFDKKFLYAVLKGKNNYICRKAFEEVIDGEMREISHRERSSLLPLIKWYYKTKSGDIEEQNAFNRRTNMKIWDVISAENKHCLKCSFSQTCFLIKARKYASASHIVVVNHAFFYSDIIAGNEIIENTAGIIFDEAHRLEEVGYYSLQTDVDTNRINVAVEAFQSLHTSLYNLTKIFSENRDFIDDALKLKHVIYNARKDGAAFLEEITNWMFENFRQDSKDSQNSIITLEYKNAPFADFDGLKGLLMNIEEFHGLSRLIGQKYCDLIEQNNIASAFTYAQNTANQIKADLEYLCAAQTEGDIFWIEGPASKKWVKLTGTTTKICDFLNPFWKRYSKPVIFTSATLSPQKNIEYFAQRIGISDCLPVLKEFETKKAFDEIFFAVSAKSPETGTQEHNIYTAKTILEISKHCQKNILVLFTNNENLEIVFNETNKDEKQLNIFAQGISGNNAWIQRQMKDTRGAVLLGGGTFWEGVDMSGKECEIVIIPKLPFPIPTHPLQKQLMQNAEKDGQSGFIAYSLPEALLKFRQGIGRLIRRDDDRGALIILDSRIITKNYGKQFINLVGSPMNKYDDLCEIFPEFDKFFECGE; translated from the coding sequence ATGTCGATTTTTGACGGTGCGGATGCAAAAACACAAGAAAAACTAAAAGCCATCCTTAATCACAAGAAAAAACAAAAGCGTTTTAATAACGTTCGCGTTAGGGTGCCGGATTTTGTCGCAGTCGATATTGAAACTACCGGTTTGAATAAAAACAAAGACAAAGTTATTGAAATAGGAGCGGTTAAATTTATCGACGGAAAGATGTCCGAAACGTTTTCTACTTTAATTTATCCGAAAATAAATATTCCTCAAAAAATAACGCAATTAACAGGGATAAGCGACGAATTGGTAAAAGATTCTCCGCAGTTTTGTGAAATTATGGATAAATTTATTGAATTTATCGGAAGACTTGCGATATGCGGGCATAATGTTGATTTCGACATATCGTTTTTGAATGCGGAAATTAAACGAAACGGCGGGAAAGAAATAACTAATTGGAATATTGATACTTTGGTTTTATCGAGAACTATTTTGGAACTGGAAGAAGGGTACGCGCTTGCAAAAGTTGCACGGCGTTTGGGCGTTTCTCTTGAAAATGCGCACAGAGCGTTAGACGACGCAAAGGCGTCCGGTTTTATTGCGCTGAATTTGATTTCCAGAATTAAAGATATTCCGGAAATTCCCAGGGCGAAAATGGCTAACAACACGCATGGACTTATAAAAAGAGTTTTGGAAAAAACTTTGGAAAATATATCTCCTCAAAAACCTAAATACGATATAATCCCAAATATAAAACCTATCGTTCCGTTTGAAAACGGTTCTAAAATTTCAGAAGACTCAATCGATAAAACGTTTAACGAGAGTTTGAAATCCGTTATTGATAACTATAAAGTTCGCAAAGAACAGATTGATTTTGCAAATATAGTCGTAAAATCGCTTAATGAAAACAACATCGGCGTTATAGAAGCCGGGACCGGAACGGGAAAGACTTTAGGATATTTAATTCCCGCGATATTTACGGCGTTGCAAAAAAATGAAAGAATTATTATTTCGACCAATACTAAGCAATTACAGAATCAATTGGCAAAGAAAGATTTACCTGTTTTGACGAAATTGTTCGATAAAAAATTTTTGTATGCGGTTCTTAAAGGCAAGAACAATTATATTTGCAGAAAAGCGTTTGAGGAAGTTATAGACGGTGAGATGCGGGAAATTTCTCATAGAGAAAGGAGTTCGCTTTTGCCGTTGATAAAATGGTACTATAAAACGAAATCCGGCGACATTGAAGAGCAGAACGCTTTTAATCGTAGAACAAACATGAAAATTTGGGACGTTATATCTGCGGAAAACAAGCATTGTCTAAAATGTTCGTTTTCGCAGACGTGTTTTTTGATAAAAGCGAGAAAATATGCCTCGGCTTCGCACATCGTCGTGGTAAATCACGCATTTTTTTACAGTGATATTATTGCAGGAAACGAAATTATTGAAAATACGGCGGGAATCATTTTTGACGAAGCGCACCGCCTTGAGGAAGTAGGATATTATTCTCTGCAAACCGATGTTGATACAAATAGAATAAATGTCGCCGTCGAAGCGTTTCAGAGCTTACATACAAGTTTATACAATCTGACAAAAATATTTTCGGAAAACCGAGATTTTATAGACGACGCATTAAAACTGAAACACGTAATTTATAACGCCAGAAAAGACGGCGCCGCATTTTTGGAAGAAATTACAAATTGGATGTTTGAAAATTTTCGACAAGACTCTAAGGATTCTCAAAATTCTATAATTACGCTCGAATATAAAAACGCCCCGTTCGCAGATTTTGACGGACTTAAAGGATTGCTTATGAACATAGAAGAATTTCACGGTTTGTCAAGACTGATAGGACAAAAATATTGTGATTTAATTGAACAAAATAATATTGCGTCCGCATTTACTTATGCGCAAAATACGGCGAACCAGATTAAAGCGGATCTTGAATACTTATGCGCCGCACAAACCGAAGGCGATATATTTTGGATAGAAGGTCCTGCAAGTAAAAAATGGGTAAAACTAACCGGAACAACTACAAAAATTTGTGATTTTTTAAATCCGTTTTGGAAACGATATTCAAAACCTGTAATTTTTACTTCGGCGACGCTTTCACCGCAAAAAAATATAGAATATTTTGCACAAAGGATAGGAATTTCGGATTGCCTGCCTGTATTGAAAGAATTTGAAACAAAAAAGGCGTTCGATGAAATATTTTTTGCCGTTTCCGCAAAATCTCCCGAAACCGGAACGCAAGAACATAATATATACACGGCAAAAACGATTCTTGAAATAAGCAAACACTGTCAAAAAAACATTCTTGTTCTTTTTACGAACAATGAAAATTTGGAAATTGTTTTTAATGAAACGAACAAAGACGAAAAACAACTTAATATTTTTGCGCAAGGAATCAGCGGGAACAACGCTTGGATACAACGGCAAATGAAAGATACGCGCGGAGCGGTTTTGTTGGGCGGCGGAACATTTTGGGAAGGGGTGGATATGTCCGGAAAAGAATGTGAAATTGTTATCATCCCCAAACTTCCGTTTCCTATACCGACTCACCCTCTTCAAAAACAATTGATGCAAAATGCCGAGAAAGACGGACAAAGCGGATTTATCGCATATTCTTTACCGGAGGCGCTGCTCAAATTCAGGCAAGGCATAGGACGGCTTATCCGCAGAGACGACGACAGAGGCGCGTTGATAATTCTTGACAGTAGAATAATAACAAAAAATTACGGTAAACAATTCATTAATCTTGTCGGAAGTCCTATGAACAAATATGACGACTTGTGTGAAATATTTCCTGAATTTGACAAATTTTTTGAGTGCGGCGAATGA